The following are encoded in a window of Nibricoccus aquaticus genomic DNA:
- a CDS encoding ATP-dependent Clp protease ATP-binding subunit, with translation MEPMNNFTPRAQQVLALARKEADRFHHNYVGTEHILLGLIKLGQGVAVSVLQKMGLDLETVRGAVEKQVGTGQETKTTGSIPYTPRVKKVLALAGKEAKALNHSYVGTEHILLGLLREGEGVAARVLKSLDIDIERTRNEILRELDPQFSGGEGNPPGGGDEASAGGASQRGGAGGGGGTTDDGKKEVKTPALKAFGRDLTELARKGELDPVVGRKNEIRRVIQILCRRTKNNPVLIGEAGVGKTAIVEGLAQEITGGLVPEILADKKVITLDLALMVAGTKYRGQFEERIKAVMDEIKRAKNIILFIDEMHTIVGAGAAEGAMDASNIFKPALSRGELQCIGATTLNEYRKYIEKDSALDRRFQAVKVEPPSVDDTIIILKGIRGKYEDHHKATFSDKSLESAAKLSDRYITGRFLPDKAIDVMDEAGSRARIASLVRPTDIEDLTKEIETVCAQKEEAIAKQHFEEAAKYRDNEKQLRARQEAATETWKKAREEKRVAIDEDLMMQVVADWTGIPLSRMEKKESERLLGIEKEIQKVVIGQEVAATAIARALRRSRADLKDPRRPIGSFMFVGPTGVGKTETAKQLAAQMFGNQDALIQIDMSEYMEKFAVSRLVGSPPGYVGYEEGGQLSEAVRRKPYSVILFDEVEKAHPDVLQILLQILEDGRLTDSLGRVVDFRNTIIIMTSNVGAHLLQRQTSMGFASVGGSFGDQEKMREKVLEEAKRIFKPEFLNRISDIIFFRPLNKDDLVKIVEIELVKFAKRLVERKIEMEFSPEAKSLLIEKGYDEKMGARPLRRAVEHYLEDPLAEAILRGDIKDGEPVLVVRNGEVLEFKQNEPTKPADSSSSAQI, from the coding sequence ATGGAACCGATGAACAACTTCACCCCGAGAGCGCAGCAAGTGCTGGCCCTCGCGCGCAAAGAGGCCGACCGTTTTCACCACAATTACGTCGGTACCGAACACATTCTTTTGGGCCTCATCAAACTGGGCCAAGGTGTGGCTGTGAGCGTGCTCCAAAAGATGGGCCTCGATCTTGAGACCGTTCGGGGTGCGGTGGAGAAGCAAGTGGGCACCGGCCAAGAAACCAAGACGACGGGCAGCATTCCTTATACGCCGCGCGTGAAGAAGGTGCTCGCGCTCGCCGGTAAGGAAGCGAAGGCGCTCAATCATTCTTACGTCGGCACCGAGCATATCCTCCTCGGTCTCCTCCGCGAAGGCGAAGGCGTGGCTGCTCGCGTGCTCAAGTCGCTCGACATCGACATCGAACGCACCCGCAACGAAATCCTCCGCGAGCTCGATCCGCAGTTCTCCGGCGGCGAGGGCAATCCTCCCGGCGGAGGCGACGAAGCCTCGGCTGGCGGCGCTTCCCAACGCGGTGGTGCTGGCGGCGGTGGCGGTACGACCGACGACGGCAAAAAAGAGGTCAAGACTCCGGCCCTCAAAGCCTTTGGTCGCGATCTCACCGAACTCGCCCGCAAGGGTGAACTTGATCCCGTTGTAGGCCGCAAAAACGAGATCCGCCGCGTCATCCAGATTCTCTGCCGTCGCACGAAAAATAATCCCGTGCTCATCGGCGAAGCGGGCGTTGGCAAAACCGCTATCGTCGAAGGTCTCGCGCAGGAAATCACCGGCGGTCTCGTTCCCGAGATCCTCGCCGACAAGAAAGTCATCACGCTCGATCTCGCGCTCATGGTCGCCGGTACGAAATACCGCGGTCAGTTTGAAGAGCGCATCAAAGCCGTGATGGACGAGATCAAGCGCGCCAAGAACATCATCCTCTTCATCGACGAGATGCACACGATCGTCGGCGCCGGTGCGGCCGAAGGCGCGATGGATGCTTCCAATATCTTCAAACCCGCGCTCTCGCGTGGCGAACTCCAGTGCATTGGCGCGACAACCCTTAACGAGTACCGCAAGTACATCGAGAAGGACAGCGCCCTCGACCGCCGCTTCCAAGCGGTGAAGGTGGAGCCGCCATCGGTTGATGACACGATCATCATCCTCAAGGGTATCCGCGGTAAGTACGAGGATCACCACAAGGCGACCTTCAGCGACAAGTCGCTGGAATCCGCCGCGAAGTTGTCCGACCGCTACATCACCGGCCGTTTCCTGCCTGACAAAGCCATCGATGTGATGGACGAAGCGGGGTCACGCGCCCGCATCGCTTCGCTTGTCCGCCCGACCGACATCGAAGATCTCACCAAGGAGATCGAGACGGTCTGCGCGCAGAAGGAAGAGGCGATTGCCAAGCAGCACTTCGAGGAAGCCGCGAAATATCGCGACAACGAGAAGCAGCTCCGCGCCCGCCAGGAAGCCGCCACGGAAACGTGGAAGAAGGCCCGCGAAGAGAAGCGTGTCGCCATTGACGAAGACCTCATGATGCAGGTTGTCGCCGACTGGACCGGCATTCCGCTCTCCCGCATGGAGAAGAAGGAAAGCGAACGCCTCCTCGGCATCGAAAAAGAAATTCAAAAGGTCGTCATCGGTCAGGAAGTCGCCGCGACCGCCATTGCCCGTGCGCTCCGTCGCTCGCGCGCCGATCTCAAAGATCCGCGCCGTCCGATCGGTTCATTCATGTTCGTCGGCCCGACCGGTGTCGGCAAAACCGAGACCGCGAAGCAGCTCGCCGCGCAGATGTTCGGCAATCAGGACGCGCTCATCCAAATCGACATGTCTGAGTACATGGAGAAGTTCGCCGTCTCGCGCCTGGTCGGTTCGCCTCCCGGTTATGTCGGTTACGAAGAGGGCGGCCAGCTCTCTGAGGCTGTGCGGCGCAAGCCGTACTCGGTGATCCTCTTCGACGAAGTCGAGAAGGCGCATCCGGACGTGCTGCAAATCCTGCTTCAGATCCTTGAGGATGGACGGCTCACCGACTCGCTCGGTCGTGTCGTCGATTTCCGAAACACGATCATCATCATGACTTCGAACGTCGGTGCGCACTTGTTGCAGCGCCAGACCTCGATGGGCTTTGCGTCCGTCGGCGGTTCGTTTGGCGATCAGGAAAAGATGCGTGAGAAGGTGCTCGAAGAAGCGAAACGCATCTTCAAGCCCGAGTTCTTGAATCGTATCTCGGACATCATCTTCTTCCGTCCGCTCAACAAGGACGACCTGGTGAAGATCGTGGAGATCGAGCTCGTGAAATTCGCGAAGCGTCTCGTCGAACGCAAAATCGAGATGGAGTTCTCGCCCGAGGCGAAGTCGCTGCTCATCGAGAAAGGCTACGACGAAAAGATGGGCGCCCGTCCGCTCCGTCGAGCCGTCGAGCACTACCTCGAAGACCCGCTCGCCGAGGCGATCCTCCGCGGCGACATCAAGGACGGCGAACCCGTGCTGGTGGTCCGCAACGGTGAAGTGCTCGAGTTCAAACAGAACGAGCCCACCAAACCCGCTGACTCCAGCTCGAGCGCGCAGATCTAA